The Kryptolebias marmoratus isolate JLee-2015 linkage group LG7, ASM164957v2, whole genome shotgun sequence region ATAAGCAAAGCTTAAGtagcttttaaaaagcacaaggCTTTTCAAGAGTTTGTGGTTCAGTAACGGCTCACCTCAGACTCTGTGGCTACTTGAAactgaaggcagcagcagcagctagctgtggcaggTCCCGGTGCAGGCtgaggcacttcctgcaggaagctcaggatatttctgccagaataaccgtGGAATGTGAACCTGTGAATGTGACATTAACAACGTTCCAATCAACAGCTACAAAATTCTCTGTGaactcaaaacaaaaggctggacttctgttctgtagccgGAAAAATTTGAGTCggatcttaaaaataacatcatgtgcTCGAAGCACGTGTTGAGGgcgactctcggctactaccacaccaagtttcacttcaatatctgcaaacccgagtgagttgtagccatttttgtgttttctaagttcagttagctgtggcagccatcttgaattgggtcggcttccaaagttgatcagttgcagatgtaagacagttgattactttctgagactttcattcaaatccgtccagtggctcatgagatattttgctaacagacagacagagctgactccaagaATTAAGGCGGCAGTTTGAAGCAGAAATGCTACGCGCTGTGTGGTTCCTCGCAGCCCGTGCTGTTGTGGACGACTCTCGGCGACTACCACACagagttttagctcaacatccgtcaaactgaccgagttgtcaccacttttgtgttttctaatatcagttagctgtggcggccatctagAATCGGACTGACTCCAAAGAGCCGATCAGCTCTGGACGCGCACCCAGTGATCCacatctgagagtttcattcaaatccgcccagtggttcgggagatattttgctaacagacacacggGTTTTTGAGAGCCTGAGTCAGTCCGCCCGCCGCCGACGCTTCCAGAGAAAATGCCACAGCCTGCAGCGGCATGCCTGGGATGGGACACAAATAGGTGCAGCTTGGCTCCAATCTTTTAAAAATCGCGTAAACAACCCGGGTAAGAAGTCTGATCTTAtatcctaattttttttttttttttaggggggagGGGTTGTTGGGCTGAGCTCCACATGCAGCTGAGCGCGCCCTCAGAGCGCGCAGCAACCTGTGGGGAGGCGGGCTCCTCGGCTCTCCTCGCTCCTGGGCTGgtttggatttttgtatttggtttttCTGGAGCATGAACCCTGGTGTTCAGGAGACCGATCTGACCTGAGTCTGTTGGAGAGAAGGAGGCGAGGGttgggtggtggtggaggaggagagcaaAATGGAGACGTTTACCATCCAGGACATGCTCCTGAACTCGACGGATCTGAACAAGATTCTGTGCAATTTCGGGATCAGGAATCTATCGGAATGTGAGAGCAGCCAGGAGCTGTCCGCCGAGCCTCAAGGTATGCACACGGctcattcattcaaatataTATCTGTGGCTTTTTATatcttaaataataataataatataagaACAGGAGCTCCAGCTTGTGGCAAATAAGCGCTCGCTTTTGGGCATTTCTTTACGCGTCATTGCGCATTAAGGCGCACGGCTCGGGTCCTTTAAATGCAGGTCAGCGCGCGCCAAATAGGCAGCGGCTACATGTAGAAGACAGAAAGCGTTATTTTATGATGcgttatggtttttgtttttgttttttttttcctcccccagGGTTAGACTCAAACAgaacagacaggaaaacaaaggcGCGAGCTGCGCGCCAGTCCAGTCTGTTACAGATCAGAGGGATGGAAACCCACAGAGACAGAAGTTTACAGAAATCCATCATGGGCACGGATGTTTTAATGAGTTATTAGAGCAGTActtattcaaaagaaaaaaaaagaagaagcaagaATTGGGCACACAAGCTTGGAGTTATTGtagaatttttttatgtttctttattaTTCGGCTTGTGTggcttttcttcatttatttcgTTTTATGTTTCGAGTTGTATTCATCGTTCTGAGCAGCGCTTTGGTCCCGTGGTTGTCTCAAGGATGCTCTCTAATCCACGGGGTCAACACTGCGCAGGTGTACATCAAATACGTACCTCCACCTGCATTAATATTTGCTTAAACGGCCTCCAGCAGTTCTGGCTGGTCTTTCACCACCTGTTCTTTGGCAGAACTGGGAGATCATTTAACCAAACTGGTTCGGACCGGGCTTTTGAGTGAAGTCGGCGTTAATGTAAGCCGGATTTGTCCGAGCAGGAAccagatggatgtttttttggGACACCCAAGTGTGTCCGAGTTTCAGCCGTCTCTCGCTGTTAATCTGAGGCGAGGTGGACGAATTTGGAGGAGGGGCGATTGGCTGAGCGGGAACAGGTGAGGAGGGACGAGCTCAGAGCCGAACTAATCACAcataacagaaacaaactcaacCTCCTGGAAGCACtcagagcgcaaacctccacaaAGGCCGCAGCGTGATTACAAAATAGAGCAATCCGggtcataatctggatcagcaccaacgTTTAAcccattatttttgtttcaaccccaacatctcctgaacatttcctccaaatctgttcgtcagtttttacctgacctttgctgacagacacacaaacaaaccagcaaccggaaacagaacctccttggtggaggaaacaaaatgttcacatgtaggagcagagaccttgacctttgaccccatgaatcttgaaatcaacaggcatcatctttgacccatgaggtgtccagctgtggagtttaacattcctgttctACAGTTGCAGAGtgagagcacgggctgatctgtgaccctgacctttgacctgatccTTCGGTCCTTGCAGCATGAGCCAGCCACGGCCAGAGCCACTGCCGACGATTAATGGGTCAAAACTATAAAACCCGAAGTGTAAAATGTTCAAGGATTAAACTCCCAGACTGGGTCACTTCAACTCTCAAAGAGTGGAAACGTAAACCCATCTCTGGTGTTATTTTAATCCGTACAGGTTTGCTTCATGGGTTTtaaagcctcaccttgactccaAATCCTAAAAACCATTGTAAGCGTGCGTTGTGTAACCATTCcgctccagaaaaaaaaaaaaaagagcggcTCGAATCAGTtattaaaagccaaaacaacGAATATGACATCATGCCGCTGTACGTCCCGAGATATGGACGTGTTCTGTGTCAGAGAGGGTGAGTCAACGTAGCCCATAGGTCTAATTAAGAGGAATGAcgtgaacgtgtgtgtgtgtgtgtgtgtgtgtgtgtgtgtcctcctCTGCCAGACATCAACCAGACAGTCCGGATCATCCTCTACagcctcatcttcctcctcagcGTCCTGGGGAACAGCCTCATCATCGCCGTCCTGGTGAGGAACCGGCGCATGAGGACCGTCACCAACCTGTTCCTGCTGTCCCTGGCCGTCAGCGACCTCATGGTGTCCCTGGTGTGCATCCCCTTCACCCTCATCCCCAACCTCATGAGGGACTTCATCTTCGGCATCGGCATATGCAAGCTGGTCATGTACTTCATGGGTACGTCCGTTCAAACGCGTCTGAGAGGTTGGAGCCCACAGAAGGACACATCGAGAAATCTTCACGGGTGTCCAAAACCCCaacataactttgtaataatctacgctaaataccaaaaaaaaagctgcacaaaacatgtaaagagaaccaagttTGAAAAGAAAGCTGCAGTCAGCTCATTACGGTCACTGTGGTAACCACACTCcggtgtctctcactccctgacagcaaacGTAAGAAAGACAAGCAGAGTCGGACTGAAAAGTAAGGCTCAAACAAGTAGCCGCTGTGTAAAAACTCTAggtcaaatattaaaacttcTTAATCTACGACCAGCAGAAGGGTCTGATGGTCACACTTGTGATTTTTTATGTGCCCACAGTGTTTtttgtaggagatatgacaagttaaaaaataaataaatattcacttCCGATTTTGAGcgaaaaaacaactgaagtcTGCGGACGCTGGGGGGTGACTTATCTGCCTTTTAtagggatttgagagaaaaccgtAAGTCCTACAGCGGCGGGAGACACTCTGagtgaaagaggacaaaaatatcTACGTCTTGATGCTCAACGTGTAGACGTAGCAAAATAGAGTTGTGAGAGTGAGAGGAGTTTGTTTGGAAAAGATTTCAACATTTCGGAGATTCAAAAGGTTACTGTCAGCTGAACAAATCGGTCAAAATCATTCCATCTAAaatgtgattgtgtaaaaaaaaaaaaaaaaaactatcaaagaTACGAAAAAGACAGCTTGGTCAAGTAAAGTCCACCTTTCTGTGAccagtttaaactctgaatgatgtttctgctacGAAATatgtctgagctacagagctccaaagatgGCAGATTTCTCACCTGTTTGGCCAAAAACTCCATTGTCGTCTTTGAGGAAACTTCTCACAGTTTGTCGTCTCTGTTGTACGACATACGGCCACCGAACGTCACCGCACACTAGTCCTGATCAAGCCGTATGTTTTGGATGCATTTACAGGTTTCGTTTTATTTATCCTCAAAGCTGCATGACgggaagaatggacaaaaaatTGCATCCTTAGAACAGCAGAAagggaaggaaagaaaaatgaaatttcCAGTAAAGAGGAAACAGGAGAAACAATTTCGGAAGATttgaactgttcctttaaaaggtaaaaaaaataaagtaaataagcTGAAATACTTTGGAGGTGGACTTTCCAGCGAAGACGGAGGACGAAtccttgttttaaattgttacaAATGAGGTGACCGGACATCTCGGAGCGATAATCCTGCTCGACGCCAGCTCTTATCAGACATTGtctgcatctttaaaaaaaaaacaaaaaaaaaaaacacattttgattaAAAGCGTGTCCGTAAATAACTGAgcgaggaaaaagaaaacagagaatcTGAGTGGCCTCCGTGAGTCAGCAGGGACACGTCCAACCTCATCAGGTTTAGGAGCTGAGGGACAAACATTATTCACCGTCATTAGCCGCCCTGCGCTCCTtttggactcttttttttttttttttttttttttttttttttttttttttttttactttcaggtgtttaattttttcttttttttttccaaaactacATGTCTCAGACATTCCACCTGTGGGGTGTTCACAACATTTAATTCCTTCTAAACACCAGATTCTGTAGCTGGAAGTGGATCGCggtcgtcttaaaacaactgcaatctcaaatatttatattatatattatattatataatatatattatatatatattatatcaGGTACACGTTTATTTAATAAGTCCGATAGCGTGCGAGCACGATTAtcccacagcagcagctagctactCTCTGATAAGAGCTGGCGTCGAGAAGGATTATTGTTTCAAGATGTTCAGTCACCTCATTTGTGACAATTCAAAACGGTGACTTGTCCTTTCTCTTCGCTGGACAGTCCATCTTaaagtttttcagcttttttttaaaccctacAGCAACAATTTGAGTCCGAAACATCACAAAGTTCCAGACTCCTTGCAGTTCCCCTCCTAAACAGCAGGTGTCGCTACTCAAAAACTACAGAcatgttcattttgtgttttgttttgggtttttttttcccgcaaaagattattttatgaagaCTCCGATTGACTAAAACATAAGccataaattcatttttaaaacttactcAAAGGACTAAACATCTAATTATTGCTCCTTCTTAACGCCGCACGTCAAGGTCCGCGCTTTACTTGATGTGTCTGTTCCATTTATCGACCTTCAGACCTTTAAAATCCTTCGTGACAAATTGCAAAGGGGTGATTCAGCACATTCAgtggttttttttggtctttaatTTGTCTGTTAATCGGATAAGTACCTCCTCTGGTGCACCAGCAGAAAGCCTCTGCTCAGACTAATGCCAACGAGGAGTCATTACAGATGATGTGTTGAAAactaatatttcattttcatcCAATTACAGCCAAACGAGGAAATGTGAGTTTAATTCCCCTCCTCGCTGCTGCTCCGTCATTAAGCCGCACGTGGAGATTAGAGTGCCGTCTTTGGGAGATCAGCAGATCATTTGTCTGCGTTTTTATCTGCTCATGGGTCGTTCCTCTCGGGCTGTGCGCAGCGATGTGTATTTATAGAACTTCGTTATTGTTAGGGAGCGCTTTAACGCTGCCCCGACGGCTGCAGGACCTGCAGCTCAACAGTTAAATCGGACAAATCATTAATGTGCGCCGTCACCAAAAAACACTATAGTGAATGTGTTAGGAGGATGTCTGGAAGTTACAAAGATTAATgacgaaaaaaaagaaagaactaaTTACAATTTGGTTTTTCTATTTGATATATACCTACAGAACTGAAGGAAACTAGCCTTTTATGTTTGGCTAGGCTAACCACCTATAGTTAGCTTAGCCAAACATAAAGGTTAGCTTTCTTATGTGCTGCTAAGCTAATTGCCTATTGTTAGCCTAGCCTAGCAAGATatagttgtttgtctttcaCATAAAAAATGGTCTTTTGTGTCTTGCTAGGCTAACCACAAGGACATAAAAGTTAGCTTTTTATGTGTTGCTAGGCTAACTGCGTAGAGTGGCTTAACAAGATATTAAAGCTAGCCTTTATGTGGAGCAACTAGCGAGACATGACAGCCTAAATGTCAACCCAAACCCTGTCAAAATGTGTTCAGCTCAGTTGGGTTTTTGTACGTACAGATCTGCATTAGTAAGTAAAtgttaaactaataaaaaagtgtttttaaaatttggataTTGCTTTTTTCCCAATTTGCCTCTTTAGTTTTTGCGCAAAGCTAATTCTCTTCTGGGGTTAGCTGGACATAAATTAGctctaactttaaaaaagttaagTTTAAAACTATTCCAGAAAAGACTTAGGCTCCTAATGCACAAGTAGGGTTGGGAAACTAGGGCTGCGAAACAATTATCAAcgcattttgattattttgacGCATATCCCACTCAGAAGGCCTCTATGAGATCAGTAGACGGAAACCTTGTCACTACTTTTAGTTCCTCTAGCTCAGCGGTGTCCAAGCCTGGTCCTGCATGGTTTCGATGTGAACGTCAATCTAAACCGTTCAGTCACAGAAGCAATGCACCTAGTGAGCTTTTGTatgtttatataataaaaaactgtgctcttttcagctgtttggtcTAAAATAATGACAATTCAAAGAGGCCACAGAGTCCAATCCTCACCGAGCTCAGGACAGACTCTATTAAGCTcggttttgttaatttttggccctttttttcccccgtcCCCTCTGTTTAGGCGTCTCGGTGAGCGTTTCTACCTTCAACCTGGTGGCCATCTCCTTGGAGCGCTACAGTGCCATTTGCAACCCGCTGACCTCCAGGGCGTGGCAGACGAAGTCCCACGCGGCTAAGGTCATCACGGCCACCTGGGTGGCGTCCTTCATCCTGATGCTGCCGTACCCCATATCCAGCACCCTGAAGACCTTCACCCGCCTCAACAACAGCACGGGGCACATGTGCCGCCTGGTGTGGCCCAATGACGTCATCCACCAGTCCTGGTGAGCGGGGACCGTAACCTCGGGCGGCTAACTTGATTGATTTTCCCACCCTGGCAACGCGGGTGTGAGGCGGacacaaggaagaaaaaaaacaacaatttcaaAGACTGTAGCTCTGCTTGGTTTCTGCTTCCTCAGTTAATGTACAGATGAAGCTTCACTGCAGCTCAGAACAGTTTGGCCgtgatggttttttttaaatttaaactcacTTATTCTTGTGAAATGTGTCTGCTGTAGGTACGTCTCTCTGCTGTTGCTCCTCTTTCTGATCCCTGGCATCGTCATGATGACGGCCTATGGGCTCATCTCCTTGGAGCTCTACCGCGGAATCAAGTTTGAGCTCTCCAACAGGAAATCCAGCAGAGGTATGGAAAACTAAACATTCGCTCCAAGGCTGCGTTCCCAGCAGCCATGTTTAGTCCGCTTTAATCAGACTCTAGGTTCGTTCGCCTCGAAAGTCCggttcgtttggggaggtgtgaacgcaTAATCAAACTCCGGTCCGCCCAAAAACCTCGGTCTtggttcggttgaagtgaactctggcgctgttcgaatgcatatgtgaacACAAGTGGACCGGAGACCGCTcccaaaagcaggaagtggactacagcacagagccttctgggtaaatacaaccgaAACATGTTTCTACCACTAGGGGGAGAAATGGCTCGTGGTCAAAACAGAACTcctaaaacagctataatttgACGCCGCTCCAATTTGGTTTCAAGTTACGCTctgtgtcttcttcagaggttttcatgtcgtttccttcagtagttcttgggtgggggtggggggggggacaggttgctcaaagggtttggaCTCGATTGACTCAGTTCAGTGTGAatgagaaccacagcagctgaaaatggaacaaaagttgacattttggtccccGATCAACCCGAGTCTaccggactatcaggtgtgaacgCAGCCTCAGTGTTCTTCTGGCTGTGAAGTAACACGTGTTTAATGCTACATGAAGCAGAATGGTTTCTCTGGGAGACGCGTGAAATAAATTTACATGCTAGTACACAGAATTGGGACGTGAACGTGAGGTAAAACACTGTTTTCGTCTAATTTAATTACACTACTAGCacatgcttaaaaaaacataaaaaatacgTACCCCTTCTTGTCTTGATAGTCAAGTTTGACAAAATGAGACCTAGCTCGCGTAACCCATCTTTatctgtaataaaaatataacatgacCTTTTAACAATGAGGCAGTCTGTGAGCTAACAGTTTGTTTAGCCATTAGCGtggcagccaaaaaaaaaaggtgggaattttttttttttttttttttaaaccatgccCTTGCAGTTATGTACATTCCAGTGGGAGGAAATGTGACGTGAAAACTGAGTTGAGTCTTGGTGTTCATTTCAATTATTTCCTGCTgaatttaaagcacatttagtccttaaaacttcatttataatttaattatgCTCAAATTCTTGAAAACACAAAGGGAACTTAAAAGAGTTGAATCTCTGAAGGActaagaactttttttttttttttttggcccgTAAACTGATTATGATGTCAAGAAACTTAATTACTTTGGTTCAGCTGAGAGCTGAAAAGGAAGACATTAGTTGTTAATGAAAAGATATAATTACACGTTTACAAGAAGTCTTTTGTAATCTTGACGGTCTGAGCTGAACGTAGACTTTTCGAGCTAGATTTGGATTCGACAAACCTTTCACTTTTAGACCAAATTAACCCTAGATGTTTATCGATGTTGTTCTGGAGTGTTTTCAAACCTAGAGATGTTCTCTATCCTccctgacagacagacaatccAGCATCAAGCCGGGTGACAGCGACGGCTGCTACCTGCAGCCCTCTAAGAGGAAGAGCCTGACGGCGGGGACGGGTTTGTTCCCCAGCTCCGCCAGCACGCCCACGGTGGGACGGGTGTGCAGCAACAGCTCCACGTCCAACCTCATGGCCAAGAAGCGCGTGATCCGCATGCTCCTGGTCAtcgtcttcctcttcttcctgtgCTGGACTCCCATCTTCGTGGTGAACGCGTGGCAGGCCTTCGACCGCCA contains the following coding sequences:
- the cckar gene encoding cholecystokinin receptor type A, which produces METFTIQDMLLNSTDLNKILCNFGIRNLSECESSQELSAEPQDINQTVRIILYSLIFLLSVLGNSLIIAVLVRNRRMRTVTNLFLLSLAVSDLMVSLVCIPFTLIPNLMRDFIFGIGICKLVMYFMGVSVSVSTFNLVAISLERYSAICNPLTSRAWQTKSHAAKVITATWVASFILMLPYPISSTLKTFTRLNNSTGHMCRLVWPNDVIHQSWYVSLLLLLFLIPGIVMMTAYGLISLELYRGIKFELSNRKSSRDRQSSIKPGDSDGCYLQPSKRKSLTAGTGLFPSSASTPTVGRVCSNSSTSNLMAKKRVIRMLLVIVFLFFLCWTPIFVVNAWQAFDRHSAYRLTGAPISFIHLLSYTSACVNPIIYCFMNKRFRQGMLATFTCCRCFGRRGGGGGTSGGSGRSAGSRTARGGEAGRSRTGPRSPEQNGHTPPSGASTRFTYSGVRGSAWSELT